The Chryseobacterium geocarposphaerae genome window below encodes:
- a CDS encoding metallophosphoesterase family protein yields MNKGILPFLFFIFSLLPAQQKSVQIAFLSDVHFQDLYGSFSDQDFKGILNPKTGKPTILRTMDSQLHSTRIFNENYFAFLKALDDIALKGIKIVAMPGDFSDDGQAYNLRGLHKILEQYHKQYGIDFYLTTGNHDPVGPFRQDAGKDDFLGEDGNPLGIYSKENMGKVKNTIITKDIAESGYIEILHELRDFGFYPKKENLFWSTPFGFQSVKNYSYEKALQSADYSQRMYEVSKGFSVPDMSYVVEPVKGIWMVAIDGNTYIPKNVKENPDIPSNYKGASIGYNNVLTHKKHLIKWIKKVMQEAKANGKTVIAFTHYPMIDFNDGATNEIKKLLGEKKWQLERVPEEEVAEVFAENGLQIHFAGHMHINDTGIRKKDNKILVNIQVPSLAAYLPAYKVLTIQSPDLMEVRTEVLNEVPNFDMLFPLYEKEYKTLEKDKNKIIWNRDILKSKSYHDFMLFHLRELVRLRMIPDDWPKDFIEKAQHLTGEDLLLLILDQNQLKERNIRSTTYRTWTFEDLILDLYKFQSADELAKKDIPKERLQQYEILEKLYQQNQLQDPFLLQLQSVFKIIKLLSHGDPADHFEIDLKKQKIRKL; encoded by the coding sequence ATGAACAAAGGAATTCTACCGTTTTTGTTTTTTATATTTTCGCTATTACCGGCACAGCAAAAGTCTGTGCAGATCGCTTTTCTTTCAGATGTCCATTTTCAGGATCTATATGGAAGCTTTTCAGATCAGGATTTCAAAGGAATTCTCAATCCGAAAACTGGAAAACCTACTATTTTGAGAACCATGGACTCTCAGCTACATTCAACAAGAATTTTCAATGAAAATTATTTTGCTTTTTTAAAGGCGTTGGATGATATTGCCTTAAAAGGAATTAAAATTGTAGCCATGCCGGGTGATTTTTCGGATGATGGACAGGCCTATAACCTTCGGGGATTACACAAGATTTTAGAACAATATCATAAGCAATACGGAATCGATTTTTACCTCACTACAGGAAACCACGATCCTGTAGGTCCGTTTCGCCAGGATGCCGGAAAGGATGACTTTCTCGGAGAAGACGGAAATCCTTTAGGAATTTACAGTAAGGAAAATATGGGGAAGGTAAAGAATACAATCATTACCAAAGACATCGCAGAATCCGGTTATATAGAAATTTTGCATGAATTAAGAGATTTTGGTTTTTATCCCAAAAAAGAAAATCTCTTCTGGAGTACGCCTTTCGGGTTTCAATCGGTTAAAAATTATTCTTACGAAAAAGCTTTACAGAGTGCGGATTATTCACAAAGGATGTACGAAGTTTCAAAAGGATTTTCCGTTCCCGATATGAGTTATGTTGTTGAACCTGTAAAAGGAATCTGGATGGTGGCAATTGACGGAAATACCTATATCCCGAAAAATGTAAAAGAAAATCCCGATATTCCTTCTAATTATAAAGGAGCAAGTATCGGTTACAACAATGTTTTGACTCATAAAAAACATCTAATCAAGTGGATAAAAAAGGTTATGCAGGAAGCAAAAGCTAATGGAAAAACAGTGATTGCTTTCACCCATTACCCGATGATCGATTTTAATGACGGGGCAACTAACGAAATCAAAAAATTATTAGGCGAAAAAAAATGGCAGCTGGAAAGGGTGCCCGAAGAAGAAGTCGCGGAAGTTTTTGCTGAAAACGGTTTGCAGATTCATTTTGCAGGACATATGCACATCAACGATACAGGGATCAGAAAAAAAGATAACAAAATACTGGTGAATATCCAGGTTCCTTCACTGGCCGCTTATCTTCCTGCTTATAAAGTGCTCACTATACAATCTCCTGATCTGATGGAAGTGCGAACAGAAGTTTTAAATGAGGTTCCAAATTTTGATATGTTATTTCCTTTATACGAAAAGGAATACAAAACCTTAGAAAAAGACAAAAATAAAATCATCTGGAACAGGGATATCCTGAAGTCAAAATCCTATCACGATTTTATGCTGTTCCATCTGAGAGAACTGGTCCGACTCAGGATGATTCCCGATGACTGGCCGAAAGATTTTATTGAAAAAGCCCAACACCTGACCGGAGAAGACCTGTTATTGTTAATTCTTGATCAAAATCAATTAAAAGAAAGGAACATCCGCTCAACAACCTACAGAACATGGACTTTTGAAGATCTTATATTAGACCTCTATAAATTTCAGTCGGCTGATGAACTGGCAAAAAAAGATATTCCAAAAGAAAGATTACAGCAATATGAGATCTTGGAAAAGCTGTATCAGCAAAACCAATTACAGGACCCTTTCCTATTACAATTACAATCTGTTTTTAAAATCATAAAGTTACTTTCCCACGGAGATCCGGCAGATCATTTTGAAATAGATTTAAAAAAACAGAAGATCCGCAAACTTTAA
- a CDS encoding zinc-binding dehydrogenase: MVYGPWGCGHCKPCQQSKENYCDHQSEMAYGGGLGLDGGMAEYMLVPSSRLLVPIFDLDPVIAAPFTDAALTPYSAIKRSISKLTPDEFVVVIGVGGLGHVAIQILREISASTIIACDVTEEKLAFAKELGAAYTINSKDENAAEQIQKITGIKKAKVVIDFVGATSTIELGTKIVSLDGDLTIVGLGGGHYQYSMSGLPFGVSMTNPYWGSRVELMEVVGLARQKKIHIEIEKYKLDQANEVYDRMRNGKIKGRAVLVP, translated from the coding sequence TTGGTATATGGACCTTGGGGATGTGGACATTGTAAACCTTGTCAGCAGTCTAAAGAAAACTATTGTGATCATCAGTCTGAGATGGCCTATGGAGGAGGTTTAGGACTTGATGGAGGCATGGCAGAATATATGCTTGTCCCCTCTTCCCGCTTGTTGGTTCCTATTTTTGATTTAGATCCGGTAATTGCAGCTCCGTTTACCGATGCCGCTCTTACTCCTTATTCAGCCATTAAAAGATCAATCTCGAAATTAACTCCTGATGAGTTTGTTGTTGTAATCGGTGTTGGTGGTTTAGGACATGTTGCCATACAGATCTTAAGAGAAATTAGTGCAAGTACTATTATTGCATGTGATGTTACAGAAGAAAAGCTTGCTTTTGCAAAAGAGCTAGGAGCTGCCTACACGATCAATTCCAAGGATGAAAATGCTGCTGAACAGATCCAAAAGATTACCGGCATCAAAAAAGCCAAAGTAGTCATCGATTTCGTAGGAGCCACTTCTACTATTGAGCTTGGAACCAAAATCGTGAGTCTGGACGGAGATCTTACCATTGTAGGATTAGGCGGCGGACATTATCAATACAGCATGTCGGGTTTACCATTTGGCGTAAGTATGACCAATCCTTATTGGGGTTCCAGAGTGGAACTGATGGAAGTTGTGGGACTGGCCCGTCAGAAGAAGATCCATATAGAAATTGAAAAGTATAAACTGGATCAGGCTAATGAGGTTTACGACCGTATGAGAAACGGAAAAATAAAAGGAAGAGCTGTTCTGGTTCCGTAA
- a CDS encoding helix-turn-helix domain-containing protein → MTVICISAQNLENYNLIYSKTFLETSQKDFNKALSIADSLFSISETPTLKARSLMLSASLYKQSGEIKNAVDYALKAESIINGNDDVWLAKIDGFLASQYRSLGLLNKSLTYANKTIDVIKRINNPVIEKQLMGFVLQEKAYYEYGVANYQKSIAAIRKSQSYFDKNTQQNYDFLTANNEQLLGLNYTGLKDYDKALFYYNKALQKLNGMPDNFLKALVYNGFAQVYMGKKDLVKAKENLDLAEKISETSQYLDLKNEIYKTSKKYYLLKEDFKKLSEVTMKNDSVSERIENNSKSFINDSYNNLEKKNREVEKTAESKNSLIFIIGGLLIVMVVYFIMYRKYQKRKIDKINQVIKDLEINAKSFDPDYVTSKNEDEDHIDENDHVVVTEIKDENSLMTEATEMMILKKLEKFEKSKQFIRNGISLPFLASYCNTNTKYLSYIINREKKKDFNNYINELRVLFIIEKVKNDPVYRKFKIATLAEEAGFSSQSKFSTAFKKVTDVSPSEFFRHFLQSITENSEIMNE, encoded by the coding sequence TTGACAGTAATATGCATATCTGCACAAAATCTGGAAAATTATAATCTTATTTATTCAAAAACCTTCCTTGAAACTTCCCAAAAAGATTTTAATAAAGCATTAAGCATAGCGGATTCATTATTTTCAATTTCTGAAACACCAACTTTGAAAGCAAGAAGCTTAATGTTATCAGCTTCTTTATACAAACAATCTGGCGAGATAAAAAATGCAGTGGATTATGCATTAAAAGCCGAAAGTATTATAAATGGAAATGATGATGTTTGGTTAGCCAAAATCGATGGCTTTCTTGCTTCTCAATATCGTTCCTTAGGACTCCTTAATAAGTCTTTAACGTATGCCAATAAAACAATTGACGTCATTAAAAGAATTAATAATCCTGTTATTGAAAAACAGCTGATGGGCTTTGTATTACAGGAAAAGGCTTACTATGAATACGGGGTTGCCAATTATCAAAAATCTATTGCTGCAATTAGAAAGTCTCAAAGTTATTTCGATAAAAATACCCAACAGAATTATGATTTCCTAACAGCAAATAACGAACAGTTATTGGGGCTCAATTATACGGGGTTAAAAGACTATGACAAGGCACTTTTTTATTATAATAAAGCACTGCAGAAACTTAATGGAATGCCGGATAATTTCCTCAAAGCATTGGTTTATAATGGGTTTGCTCAAGTTTATATGGGTAAGAAAGATTTAGTAAAAGCAAAAGAAAATCTGGATCTTGCCGAAAAAATTTCAGAAACGTCACAATATCTTGACCTTAAAAATGAAATTTATAAAACCTCAAAAAAATACTATCTTTTGAAAGAGGACTTTAAAAAATTGTCGGAAGTGACCATGAAAAATGATTCTGTGTCAGAAAGGATTGAGAATAATTCTAAATCTTTTATCAATGATTCATACAATAATCTTGAAAAGAAAAATAGGGAAGTAGAAAAAACAGCCGAATCCAAAAATTCGCTGATTTTTATTATTGGAGGCTTACTGATTGTAATGGTTGTTTATTTTATAATGTATAGAAAATACCAAAAAAGAAAAATTGATAAAATTAACCAAGTAATAAAGGATTTAGAGATAAATGCAAAGTCTTTTGATCCGGATTATGTAACCAGTAAGAACGAAGATGAAGATCATATAGATGAAAATGATCATGTAGTTGTAACTGAAATAAAGGATGAGAATTCATTAATGACAGAAGCGACTGAGATGATGATTTTAAAAAAGCTTGAGAAATTTGAAAAATCAAAACAATTTATCCGCAATGGAATTTCTTTACCTTTCCTGGCGTCATACTGTAATACAAATACAAAATACTTATCTTACATTATTAACAGGGAAAAGAAAAAAGATTTTAATAATTACATTAATGAATTGAGAGTGCTTTTCATTATTGAAAAAGTAAAAAATGACCCTGTATATCGTAAGTTCAAAATTGCAACCTTAGCTGAAGAAGCAGGTTTTTCTTCCCAAAGTAAATTTTCAACAGCTTTTAAGAAAGTAACAGATGTTTCTCCTTCCGAGTTTTTCCGGCATTTTTTACAATCTATTACTGAAAATTCAGAAATAATGAATGAATGA
- a CDS encoding RagB/SusD family nutrient uptake outer membrane protein produces MKSTFLNINKIVLSVAVISLIGCTNLDEKLLDEVPSSVAADPEASLAAAYGQLGDGTFVDHGSVFALQEYSTDEAILPTRGSDWGDGGKWRAMHEFTWDPNNDVVKTTFNQLTLGITKSLTAIGSINQSNISNKALFLAEAKGLLAYYTYTTIDLFGQAPYRDPDNLNAPIEIKKAETTIDALITEVEGLIPNLADIKTQNTHAGRFTKQAAYALLADMYLNRAVLKNKTAATFNFTEQAINGGGTDMDKVIQYSNLLINGGLFSLESNYFHNFDINNDNSKELIFTIVQKKNSLRNADNDLAYMSMERIQKPSPDNRGTNASCITPEFYYSWNGNHDDPRFQRTYQYEDGTWFRNDGTDVSVPSTSKVEGTGKPWFHFNRGLQVGQQYGPKILANGNFDMTADGRIKVYKLFTEKNTTLAADFTPELNFDNPAEAVFTQAQINRGVRNFKFEFDPGYGNNGTSGMDVPLYRLGTIYMMRAEAYFRSGNVTAALADVNKLRTSRTNDALKNNTPGVALTSLDANTLFKESGYELYWEMYRRKAMIRFGKFDLAGTAKPATQPYRRIFPIPQATLDVSKEFTQNPGY; encoded by the coding sequence ATGAAATCAACATTTTTAAATATTAATAAAATAGTTTTATCGGTAGCGGTAATATCATTAATAGGATGTACCAATTTGGATGAAAAGCTGCTTGACGAAGTTCCGAGTTCCGTAGCTGCAGATCCTGAAGCTTCTTTGGCTGCCGCTTACGGACAGCTTGGTGACGGAACTTTTGTAGATCACGGAAGTGTATTCGCCTTACAGGAATACTCTACAGATGAAGCTATCTTACCTACCAGAGGAAGCGACTGGGGAGATGGAGGAAAATGGAGAGCAATGCACGAATTTACCTGGGATCCTAATAACGATGTGGTAAAAACAACGTTCAATCAACTGACATTAGGGATTACCAAATCTTTAACCGCTATCGGAAGCATCAACCAAAGCAATATCAGTAATAAAGCTTTATTCTTAGCCGAAGCAAAAGGTTTGTTAGCTTACTATACCTACACAACGATCGATTTGTTCGGACAGGCTCCTTACAGGGATCCAGATAATCTGAATGCACCTATCGAAATTAAGAAAGCAGAAACTACGATTGATGCTTTAATTACCGAAGTTGAAGGGCTTATTCCCAATTTAGCGGATATTAAAACCCAAAATACCCATGCCGGAAGATTTACCAAACAGGCAGCATATGCTTTACTGGCAGATATGTACCTGAACAGAGCCGTTCTAAAAAATAAGACAGCGGCTACGTTTAATTTTACGGAGCAGGCAATTAATGGAGGCGGAACAGATATGGATAAAGTTATTCAATATTCCAATCTACTGATTAACGGAGGGCTTTTCAGCTTAGAATCCAATTATTTCCACAATTTTGATATTAATAATGACAATAGCAAAGAATTGATTTTCACGATTGTTCAGAAGAAAAATTCACTTAGAAATGCGGACAATGACCTTGCCTATATGTCGATGGAAAGAATTCAGAAACCATCACCGGATAACAGAGGAACAAACGCTTCCTGCATTACTCCCGAATTCTATTATTCATGGAACGGAAATCATGATGACCCCCGTTTTCAGAGAACCTATCAGTATGAAGACGGAACCTGGTTTAGAAATGATGGAACCGATGTAAGTGTACCATCAACAAGTAAAGTGGAAGGAACAGGAAAACCGTGGTTTCATTTCAACAGAGGATTACAGGTTGGTCAACAATATGGCCCGAAAATTCTTGCCAATGGTAATTTTGATATGACTGCTGACGGAAGAATTAAAGTTTATAAATTATTCACAGAAAAAAATACAACCCTTGCTGCCGATTTCACACCTGAACTTAATTTTGATAATCCTGCGGAAGCAGTATTTACACAGGCTCAGATCAACAGAGGGGTAAGAAACTTCAAGTTTGAATTTGATCCTGGTTACGGAAACAACGGAACCAGCGGAATGGATGTACCCTTGTACAGATTAGGAACCATCTATATGATGAGAGCAGAAGCCTATTTCAGAAGCGGGAATGTAACTGCAGCTTTGGCAGACGTGAACAAATTAAGAACAAGCAGAACCAATGATGCTTTAAAGAATAACACACCAGGTGTTGCGCTTACTTCATTGGATGCCAATACATTATTTAAAGAATCAGGCTATGAGCTGTATTGGGAAATGTACAGAAGGAAAGCGATGATCAGATTCGGGAAATTTGACCTTGCAGGAACAGCAAAACCTGCGACTCAGCCCTACAGAAGAATATTCCCTATTCCGCAGGCAACTCTTGACGTTTCCAAGGAATTCACCCAAAATCCAGGCTATTAA
- a CDS encoding alcohol dehydrogenase catalytic domain-containing protein — MKAVRFFGHKDVRVINDMEKPVPKGDEVLLKIGGAGVCHSDLHIIDEGTVGDSVFTLGHENAGWIEEVGI; from the coding sequence ATGAAAGCAGTACGTTTTTTTGGTCATAAGGATGTCCGTGTTATAAACGACATGGAAAAACCTGTTCCTAAAGGAGATGAAGTTTTATTAAAAATCGGAGGCGCAGGAGTTTGTCATTCCGATCTCCATATTATTGATGAAGGTACCGTAGGAGACTCCGTATTTACATTAGGACATGAGAATGCAGGCTGGATAGAGGAAGTGGGGATCTGA
- a CDS encoding SusC/RagA family TonB-linked outer membrane protein — MYHKINFFKFKKLIPIALIFLVANQAHAEGFSKHSPISFQVKEPITGSVKDQEGSAIEGAKITVVETGETATTDASGNFTISANIGQALSISYEGYTTQILKISGSSVSVSLKSKKGATSIEEVTLVGYGSQKKSDVTGAISQLKAANFKEGMNISVDNLMQGKVAGVRIVQTSGEPGAGVNVSIRGIGSIRSGSTPLFVVDGVPLNNDPVSASSPDFGLGNTAAKNPLNFLNTSDIESITVLKDASAAAIYGARGSNGVVLVTTKRGKKGEPLFTYDTYLGFSSVIKKLDLLTADEYRAAGIDKSYDHGGNTDWQDEIYRNAVSSNHSVSFSKATDTGSYFASLSHMDQDGIVLNSSFKRTTARINAEESFLDDKRLKVKVNLTASDIRETGIPNGGTAGSDGQLIIHALMANPTRSVYDENGNYTNFNMNAHYNPLYLLSVYQDKTNTFRVLGNTEATLRIIPGLNYKFNLGIDRSLSERNTTMFPNITDRSPKGIYSQANLDAYNILLEHYLTYDFSLGRHNFNWLAGFSYQKFKATATYWGVRNFLAQGAGIPPEINPGYSGDVFIPQPGTDQENELQSYFGRVNYNFDKKYFLTASLRADGSTRFGDNNKYGYFPSVAVGWTISNENFLKGNPVINELKLRASWGQTGNQEVQNKITKPSYSLAASAGYYLYDNLNLINGVLINRTAYPDLKWETVEQSNIGLDFSLLKNKLYGSLEYYNKSTKDAILRIPSPVLSPTPMIWRNSDGTIKNKGIEFSLGYEIIKNENFTWNLDVNGATVNNKITGLPVSEIYSGSVSGPGLSGVTANVYKNGYQAGSFYMYHYLGIDANGKYIYEDVDGDGTIGQKDKKIFEGPIPKFTFGINSYMKYKKFDFSFSFIGQTGGYLVNNTALDLNINNLASDRNVLKNFYDSGASFTNQPQLSSLYLEKSDFIRLNNVRLGYTFDINQLKFLKSINLYVSAQNLLTITSYTGYDPLVDTSKQVEGNQSLGIDYTTYPSAKTFILGATVKF, encoded by the coding sequence ATGTACCACAAGATTAATTTTTTTAAATTTAAAAAGCTAATTCCGATTGCATTGATTTTCCTGGTTGCCAACCAGGCTCATGCAGAAGGATTTTCTAAACACTCTCCCATTTCTTTTCAGGTTAAGGAACCTATCACCGGAAGCGTAAAAGACCAGGAAGGTTCTGCCATAGAAGGCGCGAAAATTACTGTCGTAGAAACCGGAGAGACTGCTACTACCGATGCATCAGGGAACTTTACGATTTCTGCCAATATCGGGCAGGCCTTATCTATTTCTTATGAAGGATATACGACACAGATCCTGAAAATTTCAGGAAGCTCAGTTTCTGTGAGTCTGAAATCTAAAAAAGGGGCAACTTCCATTGAAGAGGTTACCTTGGTAGGATATGGTTCTCAGAAAAAATCTGATGTGACAGGAGCAATCAGCCAATTAAAAGCAGCGAATTTCAAAGAAGGAATGAATATTTCCGTGGATAATTTGATGCAGGGAAAAGTAGCGGGTGTACGTATTGTACAGACAAGCGGTGAACCGGGAGCTGGGGTGAATGTTTCCATCAGAGGTATCGGTTCCATCCGAAGCGGGAGTACTCCTCTGTTCGTTGTAGACGGCGTTCCATTGAATAATGATCCGGTAAGCGCATCAAGCCCTGATTTCGGGTTGGGAAATACCGCCGCAAAGAATCCACTGAATTTTTTAAATACCAGTGACATTGAATCAATCACTGTTTTGAAAGACGCTTCTGCTGCCGCAATCTATGGAGCAAGAGGTTCGAATGGGGTTGTTTTGGTGACGACTAAAAGAGGAAAAAAAGGAGAACCTTTATTTACATATGATACCTATTTAGGTTTTTCTTCCGTGATCAAAAAATTAGATCTGTTAACAGCAGATGAATACAGAGCAGCAGGAATAGACAAGTCTTACGATCACGGCGGAAATACAGACTGGCAGGATGAAATCTACAGAAATGCCGTTTCTTCCAATCATTCGGTCTCGTTTTCAAAAGCCACAGATACGGGAAGCTATTTTGCATCGCTTTCTCATATGGACCAGGACGGTATTGTGCTGAACAGCAGTTTCAAAAGAACCACAGCCCGTATCAATGCAGAAGAATCTTTCCTTGATGATAAACGATTAAAAGTTAAAGTAAACCTTACCGCGAGTGATATCAGAGAAACAGGAATTCCGAATGGAGGAACTGCAGGATCTGATGGACAGTTGATTATCCACGCTTTAATGGCTAATCCTACCCGTTCAGTATACGATGAAAACGGAAACTATACCAATTTCAATATGAACGCTCATTACAATCCTTTGTATTTATTGAGTGTATATCAGGATAAAACCAACACCTTCCGAGTTTTAGGAAATACAGAAGCTACACTGAGAATTATACCGGGATTAAATTATAAATTCAATTTAGGGATCGACAGGAGTTTATCGGAAAGAAATACAACCATGTTCCCGAATATTACTGACAGAAGCCCAAAAGGAATCTATTCCCAGGCCAATCTGGATGCCTACAATATTCTTTTAGAACATTATCTGACTTACGATTTCAGCTTAGGCAGACATAATTTCAATTGGTTAGCAGGTTTTTCCTATCAGAAATTTAAAGCAACAGCTACATATTGGGGAGTAAGAAACTTCTTGGCTCAGGGAGCTGGAATTCCACCTGAAATTAATCCCGGATATTCCGGAGATGTTTTTATTCCACAGCCTGGGACAGATCAGGAGAATGAATTACAGTCCTATTTCGGAAGGGTAAACTACAACTTTGACAAGAAATATTTCTTAACGGCTTCTTTAAGAGCAGATGGCTCTACCCGTTTTGGAGACAACAATAAATACGGATATTTCCCTTCAGTTGCTGTAGGCTGGACGATTTCCAATGAGAACTTCCTGAAAGGAAATCCGGTCATTAATGAATTAAAATTAAGAGCAAGTTGGGGACAAACCGGGAACCAGGAGGTGCAGAACAAGATCACAAAACCAAGTTATTCATTGGCAGCCTCTGCAGGATATTATTTATATGATAATTTGAATCTTATCAATGGGGTTTTGATTAACAGAACAGCCTATCCGGATCTGAAATGGGAAACGGTAGAACAATCGAACATAGGATTGGATTTCAGCTTGCTGAAAAATAAATTATACGGGTCTCTTGAATATTATAATAAATCAACAAAAGACGCGATTCTGCGTATTCCATCTCCAGTATTAAGCCCAACTCCTATGATCTGGAGAAATTCTGACGGAACAATTAAAAATAAAGGTATTGAATTCTCTTTAGGTTACGAAATTATTAAAAATGAAAACTTCACCTGGAACCTTGATGTAAACGGAGCTACAGTAAATAATAAAATTACAGGGCTTCCTGTTTCAGAAATTTATTCAGGATCAGTATCGGGACCGGGACTTTCCGGGGTTACCGCCAATGTATATAAAAACGGTTACCAGGCGGGATCTTTTTATATGTATCATTATTTAGGAATTGATGCCAACGGTAAATATATTTATGAAGATGTAGACGGCGACGGAACGATTGGCCAAAAAGACAAAAAGATCTTTGAGGGGCCCATTCCAAAATTTACTTTCGGGATCAATTCTTATATGAAGTACAAGAAATTTGATTTTTCCTTCTCTTTTATCGGACAAACAGGAGGGTACCTGGTCAATAACACAGCGTTGGACTTAAATATCAACAATCTGGCTTCAGACCGAAACGTTTTGAAAAACTTCTACGATTCTGGAGCAAGTTTTACCAATCAGCCGCAATTGTCTTCTTTGTATCTTGAAAAATCAGACTTTATCCGTCTGAACAACGTAAGACTAGGCTATACTTTTGATATCAACCAACTGAAGTTTTTAAAGAGTATTAATCTTTATGTAAGTGCGCAGAACTTACTAACAATTACAAGCTATACAGGTTATGATCCGCTTGTCGATACCAGTAAACAGGTAGAAGGAAACCAGTCATTGGGAATTGATTACACAACATACCCCTCTGCAAAAACTTTCATTTTAGGAGCCACTGTTAAATTTTAA
- a CDS encoding phosphatidylinositol-specific phospholipase C1-like protein, with amino-acid sequence MKKAIFLGLYVSSLNLFWAQYQNLNNLKINEIQVIGSHNSYKKAILPEVYEYLSKKDSLNFLPRIQYEHIPVPQQLDLGLRNLEIDVYADSKGGKYAHPKILDLVKTSQPFDPEGKMKKPGYKMIHITDIDYQTHYYTLEDCLKDLKKWSDAHPDHDPVFVTLEPKDGKANQFGTEPEHYTSKLFNDLDNELKNYLGKNKIITPDDIRGNYTTLNEAVLHKNWPKVKDAKGKFLFVLDNNSENRDLYMKSHPSLKGRMVFTNSTPGTPESAVVFMNDPGPEIADLVKQGYIIRTRADADTMEARREDYSRFEKAKKSGAQIITTDYYQPSKLFKSNYKISFDNNTYERKNPLN; translated from the coding sequence ATGAAAAAGGCAATATTCTTAGGTTTGTATGTTTCTTCATTAAACCTTTTTTGGGCGCAGTATCAGAATCTGAACAACTTAAAGATTAATGAGATTCAGGTAATTGGTTCGCACAATTCTTATAAGAAGGCCATTCTTCCGGAGGTTTACGAATACCTGTCTAAAAAGGATTCACTGAATTTTCTTCCGAGGATTCAATACGAACATATCCCGGTTCCTCAACAGCTGGATCTGGGATTAAGAAATCTTGAAATAGATGTATATGCAGACAGTAAAGGAGGTAAATATGCTCATCCGAAGATTTTAGATCTGGTAAAGACCAGTCAGCCTTTTGATCCGGAAGGAAAAATGAAAAAGCCGGGATATAAAATGATCCATATTACCGACATTGATTATCAGACACATTATTATACGCTGGAAGACTGCCTGAAAGATTTGAAAAAATGGTCTGATGCGCATCCTGATCACGATCCGGTTTTTGTTACGTTGGAACCTAAAGACGGAAAAGCCAACCAGTTCGGAACAGAACCGGAACATTATACTTCAAAATTATTTAACGATCTTGACAATGAATTAAAAAACTACCTGGGTAAAAATAAAATCATCACACCGGATGATATCAGGGGAAATTATACAACATTGAATGAAGCGGTTTTACACAAAAACTGGCCGAAAGTAAAAGATGCTAAGGGAAAATTCCTTTTTGTACTGGATAACAACAGTGAGAATAGAGATTTGTACATGAAAAGTCATCCGTCTTTAAAAGGAAGAATGGTCTTTACCAATTCCACTCCGGGAACTCCTGAGTCCGCTGTTGTGTTCATGAATGATCCAGGTCCGGAGATTGCGGATTTAGTAAAACAAGGATATATTATCCGAACCAGAGCTGATGCGGATACGATGGAAGCGAGGAGAGAAGATTATTCAAGATTCGAAAAAGCAAAAAAGAGCGGAGCACAGATCATCACAACCGATTATTATCAGCCGAGCAAATTATTCAAGTCAAACTATAAAATTAGTTTTGATAATAATACCTATGAAAGGAAAAATCCTTTAAACTGA